The region AGAGTTTGTAATTTTAGAGttgctttcatttaaagatGTGTGAACCTTTCAATTACATTGCCCACACAATATGAGGTAATATGTTCTCAGCACAATTAATAATCCTACAGGATAATAATCCTGCAGGAGATTCAGAGTTGTggtttaattgtatttttttattgttgtgcAGTACTGTGAAATGATGAGCTTTTATTTCAGCTCCTCAACACTTTTAAGTGTCTAACTGTAATTGCTAACTCTTGTGCTGGGGGTACTCTCAGGCAGCAGTGGATAAGGCAGTGGAAAAAGTGTTGCTATTTCTTCAGCTCTTTGAACTTAACACAGGAGTATCTTAGTAGAGGTACCATAGAGGCTGTACAATTTAAGCTCTGGTGCAATGCCGCATTATATATCCAGTGGGCATCTCTGAAAAACGGGTATTTCACCCCAAAAGGAATTTCTCTTTAAGGATGTTAAGCCTGTGAGAGACCAGCTGAAAAGGGTGGAAAACCTCTGTGCACTCCTCAACAGAGGAGGCTGTAACTAGGCTTCTCAACCACCAAACCAGACTGAAACTGATGCTTTAAAATAAGACATGTACAAGGGCTCTTTTCCTAACTTGTAATTTCAGTTGGTGTACATATTGCATGTGTAATTTATTTCCAGCTGTGCTGTTTCATTTAGTTTCACAAAATTGCAGGAAGTTGTTACAACAAAACCTTTCTGACAGCTGTTAATGCTGAGTTCCTTATGAGCCATACTTGTATAAAACTGTGCATGATTTTATTAGCTTAGCATGACTTAAATCTGCAGtaaagctgctcatggaaagTGATGGATTCTTCATTCGTCTAAACTGCAAATCTGTTTTGGTAAAAAACATAGCAGATATTTCGTTTGTATGTTTTAATTTATGTGGAATTTGAGCAAAGTCAGTGTGaagttttctttgcatttacttCAGGTTCAGATTAAATAACTTGAGCAAATATCACTGACAGAATctattttattgctttaaataTACAATTCAGGCAGACCTTTTCTTGTGAAGTGAAAATGAACTACAGAATGTGTCATCTAAAACTTACCTacagttttttcttttggtagCATCCCTATATTTACAAAGTCACTTTTGCCATTGCCAATGAATCTTCAGCTCTGGTTATTAGACCATTCAGTGAAAAAGGGACACTAAAGGACCTTATTTATAAGGTAATGTCTCCCCCCAATCCCCAGCTCAAAGGGTAGAATGTTTGCTGGAATGACCACTGTCATTCTGTTAAGCAACTGTTTACCATCTATTGCTAAGCAAACTAAGACAACTACTGGCTTTTCTGGGCATGATACTTGATatgtgtgtttcttttaaaggcAAAGCCAAAAGACCCATTCCTGAAGAAGTATTGCAATCCTAAAAAAATTCAAGGTCTTGAACTTCAGCAGATAAAAACATATGGAAGGCAAATCTTAGAGGtattttgttgctttatttaCCAGCCTTCATGAAGTTGTTTTTTGAGGTCAACTGGTTTAACTAGAAAAATCAGACAAACCTGAGCacaaaagttttatttcagcagcagaCTTCAAAGCTAAATGTAAATTGAGATTAGCTGCTGGGAGTTGAATTTAGATAGGTATGTGTGAGGTGATTTCTGACCCCCCCCAAAAGAAGGCGGGTGGTGCATGTGGAGCTAAAGTGGGAGAGAGGTTTTTCCttgtggaagaagggaaagaactAATTCATAGCCTGCAGAACATATGCCGTAAATTCAATGTCATtagtgtgttgtttttttttaatttcttttattacagCTATAATATTCAGTAGAATTGTGAACTTTAGTTTCCAGATCTCTCTGGGAGGTGTCTATAAGCTTGCTTTGAGGATCAGCATCAAATGTTTGTTTTATGAGAATTGTTAccactgaaatggaaatgaatagTCAGCTGAAGATGATGTAGATGGAAGATCAAGTTGAGCAATCATTTCAAATAGGAGCCTCATTTATTATGTATCTGCTTTTGTATTGGAGTATGTAAGATTTGAAATCATCAGAGCATCTTGTGACAATGCTTCTGCATTGGGATTTTTCAGGTATTAAAATTCTTGCATGAGAAAGGATTTCCTTACGGCCATCTTCACTCTGCCAATGTGATGTTGGATGGGGATACTTGCAAATTGCTGGATCTAGAAAATTCCTTGTTGGGACTTCCATCATTTTATCGATCATACTTTTCACAGTTTCGGAAAATTAATGTAAGATTCAATCAGTGAATTTAGCTGACCCTTATGCATCCCTTTATCCTCAACTTCTGTTTGTGGAGAGCTGATTAGAATGAAAATAAACCCCCCTCTCAACCCCCTTTCTTTAATCTGAGTTTTTCTTCATCAAAtccattttctgcttcctccaaaTCACTGGCTGCACAGAAGTTTTGTTGCAGCACACTGGAGTATGCTGAGGCCAAAGGTAAGCAGGTAGAAGGGGAGTGCAGCTGAGTGTTTTTGTGACAACAAGGCTGACAGAAATAGAGATAAACTGCTGTTGTTTTAAGATCTCTTTCCACCCTGATATTGTATTTCATAGGAATGTGTATACTGTGTACCACACATCTCTTTAGCTGCAGGCTTGCAAAGCAAAATGTTATCTTCCTACAAAAATAGAACCCCAAATTTTACTCTTTTGCAGCAATACAGTCTTTTAGCCAGCATCCTGTCCTGCCTTAAAGTACTCCTTGTAATAAATTCCATACCGCATCACAAGACAGCTGCTTGATGACCTTGCTAAACAAGTTTTACAGTGTTATCAAAGAAACGGTCAAAAGTTCATGTCAGTCCAAATCTGTTAGTGCTTTTCTAGGAAGAGGAGccatttctgtttaaatgtgATTCAGAAATCTCAGAGATATTCTGTCTGGGAACAGACAGACATAGCATGTATGTACAGCTTGGACAAACCTAAGGAGTGAAAGAGGATCTCCTAGATTGGTTTGGTATgcatttttgctgtctttttatCCACCTCCCTGTAAAGTGACAGCTGGTCTTACTATGAATCTCATTCTTTGCAGTTTGTCTTAGCTAGGAAAACATGCTTGGTTGTGATTCCTGTCAATGTATGGCTTCTAAAATGCTGTGAATTAAAAGAGTTTATTACTTTACACATTTTTACAGAACATGACTACACTGCTACCCATTTGTATCATCACATACAGAAAATCAGCAAGAGCTGCTTTAGCTTGAGGTTTGAAGACTTCATTTGAGCTAAAGTAATGCAGGGAAGTGGTTGTAGTGAGGAACTGTCTTAATGGTTCCTCTTTTCTATCTTCAAATGCAAGAcaactctttttctttaatgggTTATCAATGCATGTTTTCGAACCAGTTGTGAAAATCTGATTAGTTCTAGCAAATTCTGTTACTTTGTTCCTCCACAGACTTTAGAAGGTGTTGATGTACATTGCTTTGGGCACTTACTCTTTGAAATGACATACGGAAGACCCCCAGATACGATTCCAGTAGAGAGCTTCCCTCCTGCACCATCAGTGTTTGTTGGTTAGTATACAAATGAGAACATGTCAGTCCCAGCTTCCTGGCTACTCTTACCTTTTACCTAAGGTGAAATGCTGTGAAATAGCAGCCTAAGACCTTTACAGCATGTGACCAGAAAGAATTATTAATTTGTAAAATCAGAAAGTGTGTTCTTTCTGAAATATATAtagcatataaatatatatattatataatattatatatttaaactGAGTAATAAAGCAGTTGTAGTAAGTAATTAGATGTCTGGATTCTCTTGCCTCATTTATAACATTCTTGAAAAGTTTCTATATGTAATAGCAACATTATAACAGAAACCACATGGCACAGAGCTTCATCACTGCTCAGCTGATGCACTGCTTAGGGGAACATCTCACAGCAGTGCCAGACATTTATTCTAAATCATTTGCTATCctgctgtgcaaaaatgtgttcattcttattctttctttggTAGTGTCTGTGTTGGAATCCATTCTGACCTGTGAAGCTATGAAGAATGGCATGCCAACTGTCTCACGGCTCTTACAGATGCCGTAAGTCTTGTTTGACTTGTTTTATGCTCATAGCAATGTTTTAAATTGTATTAGGAGGAAGAACTTTCTTGCTCTTGTTCCTTTTCAAAAAGATGCCTTCCTTATTCTGAGGGATGTATAGTGACTCCCAAATGAAGCTTTAAAAGTGATAGGCTTTGTAGAACCTATCCCTTCTGAATGTGATCAATTCTCATTTAACATTTCATTGTCTCTTGGTTTGCTGGAGCTGTTATGAATGCCCTTTATTCAGCatggtgctgtggtttaaaTTGATCCAGCTATTAAAGCAGCGCAAGTGTGATTAAGATCATGtacagatatttttaaagcatttagaGTAAGGAGTCTTTTTGTGTGCCCCCTTCAGACCTACTTCAATAGATTTTGCTATCAGTTTACTTACGACTAGCAAAATAGATCCCTTGTTTTGTTCAGCATGACATTTAGACTGAGTTTGGGTATGAAATGTTGTGTGGAATTTCTGGCTGGTGTCTTGTAGGACTGGCTTAGGGGTTCTCTGAAGCATAGCCAGAGTAAGtgtccctgcaggcagcctggTGATGCAGTGAAGTAGTGAGAGCAGGTATGGGGCAAGACGAGGACGCAGAGAGGGAGCAGTATCAGTGCATGCCTGAGCTGGAGATCACACCTGTCTGCAGCACCACCCTGCCTGCAATTAGGACACAACTGTCTGCTGTCACTGTGCTGCAACATGTCACCAGCATGCTGAGCATAGAACTACAGTTCCTGGTGGGGagcttcttttttattttcttaatataagGTGCCAGAGTCATGACCTTAATAAAGGACAGATTGCCCATACCTAAATCTGTGTACTGTGTGTACACAGTGTACACACAGCATACAGATTGCAGTACATTTAGAGCATGCTCCAAGATTCGTAATTCCTGGTTGGGAAGAGTGCAGGCTTATCTCaattctttcttctcctgccttacTCTGCCCTCGAAGGAGCTGGGAGGTAGAGAGAAGAATGTAAGCAGGCAAGGAATAGTATAAGAAAACTCTGTGATTACAGGAATATGCAGGTCTTAAAAGATGTTGAATAATCCATGCCCAGCTGTATCTGATATGTAGGATATCATACTACATTCCTTTCCTACCAGTGCCTTTCACAAAAGTGTTCTACATACATATGCAATGCAATTAATGTAATCTAAAAtaattaaagtaatttaaatatttattaagctTTGCTATTTATTATAACCATATAAACTATGTGCTTGATTAATTTTGCAAGTACATGTAAGGGTCAGAAAAATGGCCTGTAAACAAGGGTGAACTTTGGTGGTAGTTTTTGAAAGTCATTTAAAATTAGCTTTATTTCTGAGTTTTTAATGGAATACTACTCTTATAATCTTGATTCTAGACTTGAATTTGTTTTCTCTAGGCTAGGCCTGTGATAGTTTTCCATACTGAACAGCAACAAAAGATCCTGAAACAGTTATCCCAGAGCCAGGCTTGAGATCTCTTGCTGGGACGGTTTTCTAGTATGTTCTCCAGGGCAAAGTATCTCGACACGGACTAACCAGTTTATTTTCAGACTACCATTGCCCTCTAGTGTCTTTGTTTCAGACGGAGAAGGATTAATAATTTCTGGTGTTCCTGCTGATACCATACAGGGGAGAGTGAAAATACCAGAATACTTGCCTTAGTTGCCTTGCCAAAGTACAGGCAAGCATGTTACATTCACTCACTGGTCTTTCACATGGTTCTTGTTAATGCTAAAATGATAGGCATGCTAACagagttttctttaaaagagcaattattttatttaggtgaaatttaaaataaagtccCAATCAGTCTTTTGTCCATTCCAATATAGAAtccatgtattttaaagaagagGCATTCTGTTTTGGGGGAACCCTTTTCTGCCATTGATAATTGTACCAGTTCTGTCAGCTTTTAGACTATTACACACAGTCTTGCTTACTCTGCCATCAGTAGTGGCTACATTCTGAGGGTTGGATGCTGCTTATTTTACAGCAGtgcttggaaaataaaaagcagtacaTAAAaacctgtggggaaaaaaaaaaccaaaaccaaacccagcagtGACCTGGGGATGaggacagagaaggaaaaggagaaagagggagtTAAGCGAATAGTACCAGTAGTATCCTTGCTGTGGTTCTGCCTCTTTCTTAGCaataatattcctttttttctaatttttttttctttttcatctcctCACAGATTATTCAGTGATGTCCTGCTAACAAACTCCGAGAAACCACAGTTTAAGGTAAAGATGAACACTGACTTACTGATGTTTGTGGAACTGCCAGGCTGTGGGTAGCTGCATGTTAATTGGCAGATAGGATAGAGGAGAGCTGGCTTTGTGGTGAATGCCATCAGTATTTGGATTCCTTTGCTGAATTGTGCCCAAGAACATTATATGACACCTTAGAAGAGGGGCATGGTGTGGCCCAAGAGTGTTCAAGTGCAGTTTCTGTGCTGGAGCATTCCCAGTGCACTTGTCCTGGAGGGCATGTGCTGTGTGTCTTGTGTTGGTAGCCTCATGGCACTTTGAGGATGTGACTGGAGTATCAAAAAAGAAGAATagaattccagactggtttgggttggaagagaccttaaagctcatccagttccaaccccctgccatgggcagggacaccctccgcTGgagcaggttactccaagccctgttcaacctggccttgagcactgccagggatggggcagccgcagcttctctgagcaccctgtgccagtgcctcagcacactcacagggaagaacttttgcctaagagctcatctccctgctgtcaggttaaagccttACCCCCTTGTCCTATATATAAATAGATAGCTGTCCCTGCCATCCCAGTATCCCTTCTATGATTTGGTGTTTCTTTGTCCCTGCTGTTAGATATATAGCTAGATTTGGAGTGGAAAACATACATCTAGagtcttcttttccccttcagtaGGGGAATAGTGTCAGAAGTTGGGGCTTTATATGAGCAACATGATCAGATTAATGATGAGTTTTAAGTAGTGAAATTGAGTTTTTCTTTATAACATTTTATGctatgactttttttcccccattttgcAATAGGTCCCTACTAAGCTAAAAGAAGCATTGAAAACCTCTAAGGAATGCATAGAAAAGCGACTAACAGAAGAGCAGAAATTGGTAACGTCTGCATTTCTCTATTTCCTACAGACATCCCATTTCCTCTTATCACTTTTACATGGGGAAAATGAGATTTTACTCAGAGGTGATTCTGAGTAATAAAAGCTTTCAGTGACAGATTGGCTTTCCCAAAAATGCAGCATCAGGAGGTGTAGAACAGCTGTTGACCGTGTGGCATTTCACTGTTTCAGGCGATGCAGCTTCACAGACAGTGCCTCCTAAGTTAAGGGATCATTTTAACTAAAGTGTGAGGCTTCATCCTCTACCAGCAACAGTAAAGATAAAAACTGACAATGAAAAAAGAACTAAATATGCAGAGTGGCTgcagggtgtttttttgtgCTCCAAACATATGCCTTGTTTGAGAACATTTAAGATCTTAACACGGTGTTTTCCTGGTTTGCCCCTCATTTTGAAGTTTCACCAGCACAGAAGGCTGACGAGAGCTCAATCTCATCATggctctgaagaagaaaaaaagaaaaggaagatctTAGCACGGAAAGTAAGCAATATTTAATTAGGTTTCTCACACAGAAAAAGATgtgaatatatatacatttaatgTTTAGCAAGCATAACCACTGGTATGCTGCTCTGTTGTGtcctgtgtttttctgtattacttCCTGATTCTTTTCACTTTTGTAGCTAGGCAATGTACTTAAGAAGTCTTAAGTTACAATAGTAGCTGACTTGTGTGTTGATTTAACCTATTTGAGGTGGCTGTATGAAATCAGTTTAGTGAACACCAATAACCTGTGCTGCTTCCTGCTGCCAGTGAGGATATTGGAGCCTTTTCAGTCTGCACCTGCAGCACGCTGCCTgtgtttcccttcctttttggTGGGTCAGTTTTCTGCCTCTCCCTTGTGGTCAGAGGGCACTGGATTGCCTGGTTGCTTGCCTGGAGATATTTAAATGCATAACAGCTTTATTGCTGTTATCATCATGGGAGCATGTGTTGGGGATGGGTAGAGATATGTTGGCCATTAGTAAACCTTGTGTGATACAGTGGATGCCTGTTACAAATCTGTGTGTCTGCTCAATCTTATAATGGAAAGCAATTTATTCATT is a window of Lathamus discolor isolate bLatDis1 chromosome 7, bLatDis1.hap1, whole genome shotgun sequence DNA encoding:
- the PXK gene encoding PX domain-containing protein kinase-like protein isoform X6; the encoded protein is MAFMEKPPAGKVLLDDTVPLTAQIEASQSLHSHTEYIIRVQRGISAENSWQIVRRYSDFDLLNNSLQISTLSLPLPPKKLIGNMEREFIAERQKGLQAYLDVITTHHILSNCEVVKKFLDPNSYSVNYTEIALQHVSMFFRSEPKWEVVEPLKDIGWRIRKKYFLMKIKNQPKEWLVLSWADLGPDKYLSDKDLQYAVKLLSSCSHPYIYKVTFAIANESSALVIRPFSEKGTLKDLIYKAKPKDPFLKKYCNPKKIQGLELQQIKTYGRQILEVLKFLHEKGFPYGHLHSANVMLDGDTCKLLDLENSLLGLPSFYRSYFSQFRKINTLEGVDVHCFGHLLFEMTYGRPPDTIPVESFPPAPSVFVVSVLESILTCEAMKNGMPTVSRLLQMPLFSDVLLTNSEKPQFKVPTKLKEALKTSKECIEKRLTEEQKLFHQHRRLTRAQSHHGSEEEKKKRKILARKKSKRSAYESGEEHSAKYSNSNNSGSGASSPLTSPSSPTPPSTAEHASF
- the PXK gene encoding PX domain-containing protein kinase-like protein isoform X5 — its product is MAFMEKPPAGKVLLDDTVPLTAQIEASQSLHSHTEYIIRVQRGISAENSWQIVRRYSDFDLLNNSLQISTLSLPLPPKKLIGNMEREFIAERQKGLQAYLDVITTHHILSNCEVVKKFLDPNSYSVNYTEIALQHVSMFFRSEPKWEVVEPLKDIGWRIRKKYFLMKIKNQPKEWLVLSWADLGPDKYLSDKDLQYAVKLLSSCSHPYIYKVTFAIANESSALVIRPFSEKGTLKDLIYKAKPKDPFLKKYCNPKKIQGLELQQIKTYGRQILEVLKFLHEKGFPYGHLHSANVMLDGDTCKLLDLENSLLGLPSFYRSYFSQFRKINTLEGVDVHCFGHLLFEMTYGRPPDTIPVESFPPAPSVFVVSVLESILTCEAMKNGMPTVSRLLQMPLFSDVLLTNSEKPQFKVPTKLKEALKTSKECIEKRLTEEQKLFHQHRRLTRAQSHHGSEEEKKKRKILARKKSKRSAYESGEEHSAKYSNSNNSAGSGASSPLTSPSSPTPPSTAEHASF